The following proteins are co-located in the Pseudomonas fluorescens genome:
- a CDS encoding alpha/beta fold hydrolase, producing the protein MNLKHRNNVSVMGSGSATLVFSHGFGCNQAMWNYLAPPFIDRFRVVLYDLVGAGLSDVSAFDKAKYSALDGYAHDLNEIIDAFASGPVILVSHSVSAMIGTLADRLAPGRIAAHVMIGPSPRYIDDVDYVGGFKRSDIDDLLDTLDSNYLGWSSAMAPVIMGAPEQPGLSAELSDSFCRTEPDIAKQFARVTFMSDNRQDVIGLTTPVLILQSSDDLIAPVVVGEYLHSVLPNSTFCLVDNVGHCPHMSAPQACAAAMENFLGPWGMAHVG; encoded by the coding sequence ATGAACCTGAAACATCGCAACAACGTCAGTGTGATGGGCAGCGGGTCGGCGACCCTGGTGTTCTCGCATGGTTTCGGCTGCAATCAGGCGATGTGGAATTACCTCGCGCCGCCATTCATCGACCGCTTTCGCGTGGTGCTCTATGACCTCGTCGGCGCCGGGTTGTCGGATGTCAGTGCGTTCGACAAGGCCAAATACAGCGCGCTGGATGGCTACGCCCACGACTTGAACGAAATTATCGACGCCTTCGCCAGCGGCCCGGTGATTTTGGTCAGCCATTCAGTCAGCGCGATGATTGGCACGCTCGCCGACCGCCTGGCCCCCGGCCGTATCGCCGCCCACGTGATGATCGGCCCTTCGCCGCGCTACATAGATGACGTTGATTACGTCGGCGGTTTCAAGCGCAGTGATATAGACGACCTGCTCGATACCCTGGACAGCAACTACCTCGGCTGGTCCAGCGCCATGGCCCCGGTGATCATGGGCGCCCCCGAGCAACCAGGGTTGAGCGCCGAACTCAGCGACAGTTTCTGCCGCACTGAACCCGATATCGCCAAGCAATTCGCGCGGGTGACCTTTATGTCGGATAACCGTCAGGACGTGATCGGCCTGACCACGCCCGTATTGATCCTGCAATCGAGCGACGATCTGATCGCGCCGGTAGTCGTGGGTGAGTACCTGCACAGCGTGCTCCCCAACAGCACCTTTTGCCTGGTGGACAACGTCGGCCATTGCCCGCACATGAGCGCACCGCAGGCCTGCGCAGCGGCGATGGAAAATTTCCTGGGGCCGTGGGGCATGGCCCATGTCGGCTGA
- a CDS encoding PAS domain-containing sensor histidine kinase encodes MSAELFDSAACALAVTAEDGTILHANARLGEWLGLRNAELHGRPFQDLLTIGGRIFHQTHLAPLLRMHGSVSEVKLDMLHRDGHKVTVLLNARKRAQADAVVHDLALFGTTDRDKYERELLNARKLAEALLQQKSTAEIALHQAQAELSEAYAVAQRRALFAEQMMAIVSHDLKNPLTAIRMASDFLSRSERTPKERQLLGHIAQSSERAQRMIADLLDFTQARVGHGISVKTTAVDLHGVIQHAVDELRVAFPTATLKHHTEGTGAACLDADRVQQIIGNLVANSVAYGDVLMPITITSRLADTRCEVAVHNYGAVIPETLLAGLFEPMTRGTDQGSEVRSVGLGLYIVRELAKAHGGDVAVSSCENTGTTFTVTF; translated from the coding sequence ATGTCGGCTGAGCTGTTCGACAGCGCCGCATGTGCCCTGGCCGTCACCGCCGAGGACGGCACGATCCTGCATGCCAACGCACGACTCGGGGAATGGCTGGGGTTGCGCAACGCCGAGTTGCACGGGCGGCCCTTCCAGGACCTGCTGACCATCGGCGGGCGGATTTTTCACCAGACCCACCTGGCACCGCTGTTGCGCATGCATGGCAGTGTCAGCGAGGTAAAGCTCGACATGCTGCACCGCGATGGGCACAAGGTGACCGTCTTGCTCAACGCCCGCAAGCGCGCACAGGCTGACGCCGTGGTGCATGACCTGGCGTTGTTCGGCACCACCGACCGCGACAAGTACGAACGCGAGCTGCTCAATGCGCGCAAGCTCGCCGAAGCCTTGTTGCAGCAAAAAAGCACTGCCGAAATCGCGCTGCATCAGGCCCAGGCCGAGCTGAGCGAAGCCTATGCTGTCGCCCAGCGCCGCGCTTTATTTGCCGAGCAGATGATGGCGATTGTCAGCCACGACTTGAAGAACCCCCTCACGGCCATCCGTATGGCGTCCGACTTTCTCAGCCGTAGCGAGCGCACGCCCAAGGAACGCCAGTTGCTGGGCCATATCGCCCAGTCGTCCGAGCGCGCCCAGCGGATGATCGCCGACTTGCTGGACTTCACCCAGGCCAGGGTCGGCCACGGCATCAGCGTCAAGACCACCGCTGTGGACCTGCACGGGGTGATTCAACACGCCGTCGATGAGCTGCGCGTGGCCTTCCCCACCGCCACGTTGAAGCACCACACCGAAGGCACGGGCGCTGCGTGCCTGGATGCCGACCGTGTGCAGCAGATCATCGGCAACCTGGTCGCCAACAGCGTGGCGTATGGCGACGTACTCATGCCGATCACGATCACCTCACGCCTGGCCGACACTCGCTGCGAAGTGGCGGTGCACAACTACGGCGCAGTGATTCCTGAAACCCTGCTGGCCGGGCTGTTCGAGCCTATGACCCGTGGCACCGACCAGGGCAGCGAGGTGCGCAGCGTCGGCCTGGGCCTGTATATCGTGCGCGAACTGGCCAAGGCGCACGGTGGCGATGTGGCAGTGAGTTCCTGCGAAAACACTGGTACAACCTTTACCGTAACGTTCTAA
- a CDS encoding DUF1543 domain-containing protein produces the protein MLFVVMLGGKHPRAKIEVHDVVFAVADTLQHTYTQLRDGWFGSPKGVHIDAWMAVDGVDGWKVELSQMAPPADAHHLYFINLGGYEANAFGEAHHYLLVVARDKQEAKRKGQRQMLQHWSQAHTDGVMDIDDCLPIDLVDGRYVHLVQGPHQPIIQHNDYIILP, from the coding sequence ATGCTGTTTGTCGTCATGCTCGGGGGCAAGCACCCACGGGCTAAAATCGAAGTTCACGATGTGGTATTCGCAGTCGCGGATACGCTGCAACACACCTACACCCAATTGCGCGACGGCTGGTTCGGCAGCCCTAAGGGTGTGCATATCGATGCGTGGATGGCCGTCGATGGCGTCGACGGCTGGAAAGTCGAACTCAGCCAGATGGCGCCGCCTGCCGACGCGCATCACCTGTACTTCATCAACCTCGGCGGCTACGAGGCCAACGCTTTTGGCGAGGCCCATCATTACCTGCTGGTGGTCGCCCGGGACAAACAGGAAGCCAAGCGCAAGGGGCAGCGGCAAATGTTGCAACACTGGTCCCAGGCCCACACCGATGGCGTAATGGATATCGACGACTGCTTGCCGATTGATCTGGTGGACGGTCGCTATGTTCACCTGGTGCAAGGCCCGCACCAGCCGATCATCCAGCACAACGACTACATCATCCTGCCGTGA
- a CDS encoding class I SAM-dependent methyltransferase, whose protein sequence is MSFFSDPDAVARYAEGPVRLVPGFDGLQRMTTLLLREAVPAAGNVLVLGAGGGLELKCFADAEPNWRFVGVDPSAEMLKLAQATLGPFNARVQLHEGYIDTAPLGPFDGATCLLTLHFIPKPERLQTLKALWQRLLPGAPLIVAHHSFPQTPQEKARWLKRYAAFAVDSGVPAEDAERAITAISAQLPVLSPEQDAALMQDAGFEDVALFYAGFSFKGWVGYKPR, encoded by the coding sequence ATGAGCTTTTTTTCCGACCCCGATGCCGTTGCCCGCTACGCCGAGGGCCCCGTGCGCCTGGTGCCGGGCTTCGATGGCTTGCAGCGCATGACCACCCTGCTGCTGCGCGAAGCGGTACCCGCTGCGGGCAATGTGCTGGTGCTCGGCGCCGGGGGCGGCCTGGAGTTGAAATGTTTTGCCGACGCAGAACCGAACTGGCGTTTTGTCGGTGTGGACCCGTCGGCTGAGATGTTGAAGCTGGCGCAGGCGACGTTGGGCCCTTTCAATGCGCGCGTGCAGTTACATGAAGGCTATATCGATACCGCGCCGTTGGGGCCGTTTGATGGGGCGACGTGCCTGCTGACCCTGCATTTCATCCCCAAGCCAGAACGCCTGCAAACACTCAAGGCGCTGTGGCAGCGGTTACTGCCCGGCGCACCGCTGATTGTGGCGCACCATAGTTTCCCGCAGACACCGCAGGAAAAAGCCCGCTGGTTGAAGCGCTATGCAGCGTTTGCAGTGGACTCGGGCGTGCCGGCGGAAGATGCCGAACGGGCGATTACGGCGATCAGTGCGCAACTGCCAGTGCTGTCACCCGAGCAGGATGCCGCCCTGATGCAGGACGCCGGGTTCGAAGACGTGGCGTTGTTCTACGCAGGCTTCAGCTTCAAAGGATGGGTGGGCTACAAGCCACGCTAG
- a CDS encoding Hcp family type VI secretion system effector, with the protein MPTPAYLSITGVKQGLITAGTFTQDSVGNIYQEGHEDQILVQAFAHQVIIPRDPQSGQPTGQRVHKPLMISKVFDKSSPLLFSALTSGEEVKCRLEWFRTSSAGTQEHYFTIELEGATIVDIQSRMPNCQAPENAHFTHLEDVHFTYRKIIWTHEVAGTSGSDDWRSPVAG; encoded by the coding sequence ATGCCAACACCCGCGTATCTTTCAATCACCGGTGTCAAACAAGGTCTGATTACGGCAGGCACTTTTACTCAGGACTCGGTAGGCAACATTTATCAGGAAGGCCATGAAGACCAGATACTGGTCCAGGCATTTGCTCATCAGGTGATTATTCCCCGTGATCCGCAATCGGGTCAGCCAACAGGCCAGCGGGTTCATAAACCGTTGATGATCAGCAAGGTCTTCGATAAATCATCGCCCCTGCTGTTCAGTGCGCTAACCAGCGGCGAAGAAGTCAAATGCCGGTTGGAGTGGTTCCGTACCTCCTCGGCTGGAACCCAGGAGCACTACTTCACCATCGAACTCGAAGGGGCGACCATCGTGGACATCCAGTCGCGCATGCCCAACTGTCAGGCACCTGAAAACGCGCACTTCACGCATCTGGAAGACGTGCACTTCACCTATCGCAAGATCATCTGGACTCACGAGGTGGCGGGTACTTCCGGCTCTGATGACTGGCGTAGCCCGGTCGCCGGCTAA
- the tssB gene encoding type VI secretion system contractile sheath small subunit — translation MAKDGSVAPKERINITFKPAVGGAQEEVELPLKLLVLGDFTQREDQRKLEDRKPIGIDKNTFDDVLAKQALELTLSVPNRLQESADVDALAIQVRVNSMKDFSPANLVEQIPELQKLMALREALMALKGPLGNTPSFRKAIERALADDGSRARVLAELGLSDPTA, via the coding sequence GTGGCCAAAGACGGTTCGGTAGCACCCAAGGAACGCATCAATATCACCTTCAAGCCAGCCGTTGGCGGTGCCCAGGAAGAAGTCGAACTGCCGCTGAAATTGCTGGTGTTGGGCGATTTCACCCAGCGCGAGGATCAACGCAAGCTCGAAGACCGCAAGCCCATCGGCATCGACAAGAACACCTTTGACGACGTATTGGCCAAGCAGGCGTTGGAGCTGACGCTGAGTGTGCCCAACCGGCTCCAGGAGTCTGCGGATGTGGACGCATTGGCTATCCAGGTTCGGGTTAATTCGATGAAAGACTTCAGCCCGGCGAATTTGGTCGAGCAGATTCCGGAGCTGCAAAAACTGATGGCACTGCGTGAAGCGCTAATGGCACTCAAAGGGCCCTTGGGCAACACGCCGAGTTTTCGCAAGGCCATAGAGCGGGCTTTGGCGGATGACGGGTCCCGAGCCCGGGTATTGGCTGAATTGGGATTGAGCGATCCCACCGCCTGA
- a CDS encoding GNAT family N-acetyltransferase — translation MSAANRPEITLRNAIAEDALCIGVLGMQVFLDTYATQGIRRSIANEALQAFAPQTIAELMAQPDISLVVAESDGHLVGFAQVKLTASHSMIEASDVAELQRLYIQERFTGLGIGYQLLQAAEQRAKLGGASLLWATVWVGNARALGFYPRRGYALLGAPTYTFQGETHGNRLFGKALMPAA, via the coding sequence ATGTCTGCTGCCAACCGCCCTGAAATCACTCTTCGTAATGCCATTGCCGAGGACGCCTTGTGCATTGGCGTGCTGGGTATGCAGGTGTTCCTTGATACCTACGCGACGCAGGGCATTCGCCGTTCGATTGCCAATGAAGCGTTGCAGGCCTTTGCGCCGCAGACCATCGCCGAACTGATGGCGCAGCCCGATATCTCGCTGGTGGTGGCTGAGTCGGATGGCCATCTCGTTGGTTTTGCCCAGGTCAAACTCACCGCCAGCCATTCGATGATCGAGGCGTCTGACGTTGCCGAACTGCAACGCCTGTATATACAGGAGCGATTTACCGGCCTGGGGATCGGCTATCAATTGCTGCAAGCGGCAGAGCAGCGCGCCAAGCTCGGCGGCGCCTCGTTATTGTGGGCGACCGTGTGGGTGGGCAATGCGCGCGCGCTGGGTTTTTACCCTCGGCGCGGTTATGCGCTGCTGGGTGCGCCGACGTATACCTTCCAGGGGGAAACCCATGGGAATCGTCTGTTTGGTAAAGCCCTGATGCCCGCCGCGTGA
- a CDS encoding TPM domain-containing protein has translation MRLCLRQSVLSVLALVCFALLNTALADTSPIKVTLDQRVIDLTNTLDTGTTDRLKSQLAALEQRKGAQVAVLLVPTTGGASIEDFANPLFRAWKLGRKDVNDGILLVVAKNDHKVRIEVGYGLEGTVTDLLAHRIIEEHLTPAFRQGDYAGGIQQTVDDLTLLVDGGDLPDVAPPGLNPQAIAVLLAFIVGAVGGVLIAAGKLHWRLALIATLVVTLLLTMYGGGRDWPVYLLLLPLTLLIGGATFGALWLARRVFYGVIGLLVYIGGVLMADRLMDVNLVHWLLWPLGGALILGLYAGLFLVIRASWKNSPRFFRVRALVVVAIYVLAGWLVGRGYEGWIVAIPVASFAAFILFVQSVAGSGSGSRSGGDSGSSASSSSSSRSSSDSSSSGGGGSSGGGGASGSW, from the coding sequence ATGCGGCTGTGTTTGCGGCAATCGGTCTTGAGTGTATTGGCCTTAGTATGTTTCGCCCTGTTGAATACGGCCCTGGCCGATACCTCGCCAATCAAGGTGACCCTCGACCAACGGGTGATCGACCTCACCAATACGCTGGACACCGGCACCACCGATCGCCTGAAATCTCAGCTCGCGGCACTGGAGCAGCGCAAAGGCGCGCAAGTTGCCGTGCTGCTGGTGCCGACCACGGGCGGCGCGAGCATCGAAGACTTCGCCAACCCACTGTTCCGTGCCTGGAAACTGGGGCGCAAGGACGTCAACGACGGCATCCTGCTGGTGGTCGCCAAGAATGACCACAAGGTGCGTATCGAAGTGGGCTACGGCCTGGAAGGCACCGTCACCGACCTGCTGGCGCACCGCATCATTGAAGAACACCTTACTCCGGCGTTTCGCCAGGGCGACTACGCGGGCGGTATTCAACAGACGGTCGACGATCTGACGCTGCTGGTGGACGGAGGCGACCTGCCCGACGTGGCACCGCCGGGGCTTAACCCTCAAGCGATCGCGGTGTTGCTGGCGTTCATCGTCGGCGCCGTCGGCGGTGTGCTGATCGCTGCGGGCAAGCTGCATTGGCGCCTGGCGTTGATTGCTACGCTGGTGGTGACGCTGCTGCTGACGATGTACGGCGGCGGCCGGGACTGGCCGGTCTACCTGTTGCTCTTGCCGCTGACCCTGTTGATTGGTGGTGCGACCTTCGGTGCGCTGTGGCTGGCGCGCCGAGTGTTTTACGGCGTGATTGGCTTGCTGGTGTACATCGGCGGAGTATTGATGGCGGATCGGTTGATGGACGTCAACTTGGTCCATTGGCTGCTATGGCCATTAGGCGGCGCATTGATTCTGGGCCTGTACGCGGGGCTGTTTTTGGTCATCAGGGCGTCGTGGAAAAACAGCCCGCGCTTCTTCCGCGTGCGTGCGCTGGTGGTCGTGGCGATTTATGTGTTGGCCGGTTGGCTGGTGGGGCGCGGCTACGAAGGCTGGATCGTCGCGATACCGGTGGCCTCGTTCGCCGCGTTTATTCTGTTTGTGCAGAGCGTTGCAGGCTCGGGCTCCGGTTCAAGGTCTGGCGGTGACAGTGGTTCGAGCGCCAGCAGCTCAAGTTCCAGTCGCTCAAGTTCCGATAGCAGCTCGTCCGGTGGCGGCGGTTCCAGTGGTGGCGGTGGGGCGTCAGGCAGTTGGTAA
- the tssA gene encoding type VI secretion system protein TssA yields MVYSGALCVYYLELALLPCSHINFAGSDMRFSSEYEALESELGKLQSIHVSAQPDWLKVTQISECLLRQHTKDLRVAAWLTWALYQRESFPGLLAGLGVLRHLCEHHWAVAYPEKPRTRGAAFGWLVLRLEPLFTQSFPLNDQQPLFRRMLEHLTHLDDLWSAHMSDEAPLLLPVRRQLAQRLAHAEQGEAHAVAATGVMAQVKQAATRLLNSEPSVENEKEAHKLLRTLQEQARPLCHWWLRQNATDLRAMRLNRTLTWLALNGYPDADSERLTVLRGPASDKLKRYRERFAQGQYGELLLELETSLAGALFWFDGLRMVWECLEALQANLAMTELEVSFALLLQRLPHLPEFRFHDGVPFADSATRDWITLQVARHLQPPAPPGEVVDANTEPWEAALQDVMPTLRKDGLKAAVRELKQGMHAARSERARFHWRLALARLCVLAGKQALAKVQLEGLDHELQRAGLDRWEPDLALHVAQLLYRCCELLPQSKTVRERKEDTHRRLCHFDVEAVLE; encoded by the coding sequence ATGGTTTATTCAGGCGCTTTGTGTGTTTATTACCTTGAACTTGCTTTATTGCCTTGCTCGCACATTAATTTTGCGGGCAGCGATATGCGTTTTTCGAGTGAATATGAAGCCCTTGAATCCGAGCTTGGCAAGCTGCAATCGATTCACGTCAGCGCTCAGCCGGACTGGCTCAAAGTGACGCAAATCAGTGAATGTCTGCTGCGCCAGCACACCAAGGATTTACGTGTGGCCGCCTGGTTGACCTGGGCCTTATATCAGCGTGAATCTTTCCCTGGTCTGTTGGCGGGGCTGGGGGTGTTGCGTCATCTCTGTGAGCACCATTGGGCGGTTGCCTACCCGGAAAAGCCGCGTACCCGTGGTGCAGCCTTTGGCTGGTTGGTGCTGCGTCTTGAACCGTTGTTTACGCAAAGCTTTCCGCTCAACGATCAGCAGCCATTGTTCCGACGCATGCTTGAGCATCTGACACACCTTGATGACCTCTGGTCTGCGCACATGAGTGATGAGGCTCCACTGCTGTTGCCCGTGCGCCGGCAATTGGCGCAGCGGTTGGCGCATGCAGAGCAAGGGGAAGCCCATGCTGTGGCTGCAACCGGCGTGATGGCTCAGGTCAAGCAGGCCGCGACCCGGTTACTGAATTCCGAGCCTTCGGTAGAAAACGAAAAAGAGGCACATAAGTTACTGCGCACACTGCAGGAACAAGCCCGGCCCTTGTGTCACTGGTGGCTGCGCCAGAACGCCACCGACCTGCGCGCCATGCGCCTTAACCGGACACTGACCTGGCTGGCACTCAACGGCTACCCGGACGCTGACAGCGAGCGCCTCACGGTGCTGCGCGGCCCGGCGTCCGACAAGCTCAAGCGCTATCGGGAGCGTTTTGCCCAGGGGCAGTACGGCGAACTGTTGTTGGAACTTGAGACCAGTCTGGCAGGCGCATTGTTCTGGTTTGACGGCCTGCGCATGGTCTGGGAGTGCCTTGAGGCTTTGCAGGCCAACCTGGCAATGACCGAACTGGAAGTGAGCTTTGCGCTGTTACTGCAGCGTCTGCCACATCTGCCTGAGTTCAGGTTTCACGACGGCGTGCCGTTTGCTGATAGCGCCACCCGCGACTGGATCACTTTGCAGGTCGCTCGCCACTTGCAGCCACCTGCGCCGCCCGGCGAGGTCGTTGATGCCAATACCGAACCCTGGGAGGCAGCCTTGCAGGACGTCATGCCGACGTTACGCAAAGACGGTCTCAAGGCGGCGGTGCGCGAACTCAAGCAGGGCATGCACGCCGCTCGCAGCGAGCGTGCTCGTTTTCACTGGCGGCTGGCCCTGGCTCGGTTGTGTGTATTGGCCGGCAAGCAAGCGTTGGCGAAGGTGCAACTCGAAGGCCTGGATCACGAACTGCAACGTGCGGGGCTGGATCGTTGGGAGCCAGATCTGGCCCTCCACGTAGCCCAGCTTTTGTACCGCTGTTGCGAGCTTTTGCCGCAAAGCAAAACCGTACGTGAGCGTAAGGAAGACACCCACCGAAGGCTGTGCCACTTCGATGTTGAAGCGGTACTTGAATAG
- a CDS encoding aldo/keto reductase, producing MRTIDLAGVPVPVIGQGTWRMGENPDQRRAEVAALQLGIDEGMTLIDTAEMYGEGGAEEVVGEAIRGKRDQVFLVSKVYPHNASHKGVPRACDASLQRLGTDYIDLYLLHWRGQYPLEETVEAFERLREAGKIGRWGVSNFDVADLQELASPACATNQVLYNIEERGIEFDLLPWWQQHHLPLMAYCPIAQGGELLSSPTLKQIAHRHEATPAQIALAWVLRQEGVIAIPKAVSPEHVRLNASAAKLVLDEHDLDAIDRVFGAPKRKHPLAMV from the coding sequence ATGCGTACCATTGATCTGGCCGGTGTTCCCGTTCCTGTCATCGGCCAGGGAACCTGGCGAATGGGCGAAAACCCAGACCAGCGCAGAGCCGAAGTCGCCGCGTTGCAACTGGGTATCGACGAGGGCATGACCTTGATCGACACCGCCGAAATGTACGGTGAAGGCGGCGCCGAGGAAGTGGTCGGCGAGGCCATTCGCGGCAAGCGCGATCAGGTATTCCTGGTCAGTAAAGTCTACCCTCACAATGCCAGCCACAAGGGCGTTCCCCGTGCCTGCGATGCCAGCCTTCAGCGCTTGGGTACCGACTACATTGACCTGTACCTGTTGCATTGGCGCGGTCAGTACCCGCTTGAAGAAACCGTCGAAGCCTTTGAGCGTCTGCGCGAGGCGGGCAAGATCGGCCGTTGGGGTGTTTCCAACTTTGACGTCGCCGACCTGCAGGAACTCGCTTCCCCAGCCTGTGCCACCAACCAGGTGCTCTACAACATCGAAGAGCGTGGTATCGAGTTCGACCTCCTGCCATGGTGGCAACAGCACCATTTGCCGTTGATGGCGTACTGCCCAATCGCCCAGGGCGGTGAGCTGCTGTCCAGCCCGACGCTCAAGCAGATCGCCCATCGACACGAGGCCACACCCGCACAAATCGCCCTGGCTTGGGTACTGCGCCAGGAGGGCGTGATTGCGATCCCAAAAGCGGTGAGTCCCGAGCATGTGCGGCTCAACGCCAGCGCCGCGAAACTGGTGCTGGACGAGCACGATCTGGATGCCATCGACCGTGTGTTTGGCGCCCCCAAGCGCAAGCACCCGCTGGCGATGGTGTAA